One stretch of Nitrospirota bacterium DNA includes these proteins:
- a CDS encoding PAS domain-containing sensor histidine kinase, which produces MENEKVLYKQVCETIVKNLPIGFTVIDEEGIVINFNDSAEGITGYKKEDIIGQSHLEIFHGTSDKNACPLLSHLFDLYKPIDAIESKIKNKNGDEIILLITAAPIFDSKGTFMGGVELFRDITKIKKLERERQYLFSALVHDMKNPITASLGFLSRILAGKADEQKQKDYLELVVGELITVEQLITNFLDFAKIEAKEMRLIPTPFDLNAAVEQQVKNMEIIAKEKNIQLIAERPDREMPKIVVDGAMIQRVIINLLDNAIKFTKAGGSVTVRLMDQKKDLLVEVIDTAVKIPRDQFPYIFEPFYRGMREQKGSGLGLFIAKKIIEAHGGKIWIKNANGKGNIFGFSLPK; this is translated from the coding sequence ATGGAAAATGAAAAAGTGTTATACAAGCAAGTTTGTGAAACCATCGTAAAGAACCTGCCAATCGGATTTACCGTTATAGATGAAGAAGGAATAGTTATCAATTTTAATGATTCTGCAGAGGGGATAACTGGATATAAAAAAGAAGATATTATAGGTCAATCCCACCTTGAGATTTTTCATGGGACATCGGATAAGAATGCCTGTCCTTTATTATCCCATTTATTTGATTTGTATAAACCAATAGATGCAATAGAAAGTAAAATAAAAAATAAAAACGGAGATGAAATTATTCTTCTGATAACAGCAGCTCCTATTTTTGACAGTAAAGGCACATTTATGGGAGGTGTTGAGCTTTTCAGAGATATTACAAAAATTAAGAAATTAGAAAGAGAACGTCAGTATCTTTTCTCAGCTCTTGTTCATGATATGAAAAACCCGATTACAGCATCATTAGGCTTTCTGTCGAGAATTCTGGCAGGCAAAGCAGACGAGCAAAAGCAAAAAGACTATCTGGAATTAGTCGTTGGAGAACTTATAACAGTAGAACAATTGATAACAAATTTCCTTGATTTTGCAAAAATTGAAGCAAAAGAGATGAGATTAATCCCAACGCCTTTCGACCTAAATGCAGCAGTAGAACAACAAGTCAAAAATATGGAAATAATAGCAAAAGAGAAAAATATCCAATTAATCGCTGAAAGACCTGATCGTGAAATGCCAAAAATTGTGGTTGACGGAGCAATGATTCAAAGAGTCATAATAAACCTATTAGATAATGCAATAAAATTTACAAAAGCTGGAGGTTCTGTGACCGTCAGGCTCATGGATCAAAAAAAAGATTTACTTGTTGAAGTTATTGATACTGCTGTCAAAATACCTCGTGACCAGTTCCCGTACATCTTTGAGCCGTTCTATCGGGGGATGAGAGAACAAAAAGGATCAGGGCTGGGACTTTTTATTGCCAAAAAAATAATTGAGGCACATGGTGGAAAAATATGGATAAAGAATGCAAACGGTAAAGGTAATATCTTTGGTTTCAGTCTTCCCAAATAA
- a CDS encoding transcriptional repressor, with product MRQKIFRQFLEERGQRLTKERNAVLKKAFSCKGHFDPETLYMDMRKRGLKASRASVYRTLSLLCECGLVEKVSKTEHGTIYEQSLGRQHHDHMVCLNCGKVIEFYSENLEKLQEELCRERGFKGKSHTLEIRGFCENCRTEENVVKGEDNSHG from the coding sequence ATGAGACAGAAAATATTCAGACAATTCCTTGAAGAAAGAGGACAGCGTTTAACAAAAGAGAGGAATGCTGTTTTAAAGAAAGCTTTTTCATGTAAGGGGCATTTTGATCCAGAGACACTTTATATGGATATGAGGAAGAGGGGCTTGAAGGCATCGAGGGCTTCTGTATACAGAACTCTGAGCCTGCTGTGTGAATGCGGACTTGTTGAGAAGGTTAGCAAAACAGAACATGGAACTATTTATGAACAGTCGCTTGGTCGCCAGCATCATGATCACATGGTTTGTCTCAATTGCGGGAAAGTTATAGAGTTTTATTCAGAAAACCTTGAGAAGCTACAAGAAGAACTTTGCCGTGAGCGTGGATTCAAAGGGAAAAGTCATACACTCGAGATTCGAGGATTTTGCGAAAATTGTAGAACAGAGGAAAATGTTGTGAAAGGAGAAGATAATTCGCATGGATAG
- a CDS encoding ferrous iron transport protein A: protein MDREITTLISLKEGEEGIVHLISGGRGLIGRLASMGITSGMKIKVLRNIGGPLIITTNGTRIAIGRGQAQKIFIRHLNAGREKTEIA, encoded by the coding sequence ATGGATAGAGAGATAACAACATTAATCTCGCTTAAAGAAGGCGAAGAAGGAATAGTCCATCTTATTTCTGGCGGTCGTGGCCTTATAGGCAGACTTGCTTCAATGGGTATAACTTCAGGTATGAAGATTAAAGTTCTTAGAAACATCGGTGGTCCTCTGATAATTACTACTAACGGAACGAGGATTGCCATTGGAAGAGGGCAGGCCCAGAAAATTTTCATAAGACATTTAAATGCTGGAAGAGAAAAAACAGAGATTGCATAA
- the feoB gene encoding ferrous iron transport protein B encodes MQKRDLLIALAGQPNVGKSTVFNLLTGLSQHVGNWPGKTVEKKEGFYHADNTRIKVVDLPGSYSLTAYSEEEKVARDFIINERPDAIVLIANASSLERSLYLLSEFLLLKSPIIVALNMMDVAEQQGIRIDVNLLEKYLGIPVIPMVASKNKGIKALISTILLLSEGKKEYKPSMADVTEDHKEIFTELINILERYVTPSYLTKWTVTKIMEGDPDVTENMSRIVDPDSWNKAQAILREHEDSLLAVVHGRYDWIEGAIRSCVLEFKRGQILLTDRLDHILTRPLLGIPILLCILAVVFLLTYGLGLPLQQLLESFMNSIAMHVEPLLGQSFWLRGIIVDGLLGGAGTVLTFLPVLLFFFTAMAFLEDVGYMARAAFVMDRFMHVIGLHGKSFLPFCLGFGCNVPAVMGARILESGKIRFLTIFLTPFVPCTAKLAVVTLISAAIFGKNALLISWALVAGNILILGFSGMIASKFLFKKQYMPFIMELPFYHKPNLRTILMVVWKRIIAFIKKAGTIIVIFSIILWFFSHIPSGDIEGSILGLIGKLIEPVGRPVGLDWKMIVALLASVTAKENSIAALGVLYGVGEEGIREILPDVMSNASALSFLVILMLFVPCVATLVVMKQEMGSWRWFLFSFTFMLIVSYLSGLAVYQFALMIGI; translated from the coding sequence ATGCAAAAAAGGGATCTTCTTATTGCGCTTGCAGGCCAGCCCAATGTTGGTAAATCAACAGTTTTTAATCTTTTAACCGGTCTGTCTCAACACGTAGGAAATTGGCCAGGGAAGACTGTAGAGAAAAAAGAAGGTTTTTACCACGCTGATAATACAAGAATAAAAGTCGTAGACCTTCCCGGTAGTTATAGCTTAACAGCTTACTCTGAAGAAGAAAAGGTAGCAAGAGACTTTATAATAAATGAGCGGCCTGATGCGATTGTTCTTATAGCTAATGCTTCTTCGCTCGAGAGGAGTCTTTACCTTCTATCAGAGTTTCTTCTCTTAAAATCTCCTATAATTGTTGCTCTGAATATGATGGATGTGGCAGAACAGCAGGGAATACGTATCGATGTAAATTTACTCGAAAAATATCTTGGGATTCCAGTTATCCCTATGGTTGCTTCAAAAAACAAGGGAATCAAAGCTTTAATCTCAACTATATTATTACTATCCGAAGGAAAAAAGGAATACAAACCTTCTATGGCTGATGTTACTGAAGACCATAAAGAAATTTTCACGGAACTGATAAATATTCTTGAAAGATATGTTACCCCTTCTTATTTGACAAAATGGACTGTTACAAAAATAATGGAAGGTGACCCTGATGTTACTGAAAATATGAGCAGGATTGTAGATCCTGATTCATGGAACAAGGCACAGGCTATTTTAAGGGAACATGAAGATTCTCTTCTTGCTGTAGTTCATGGCAGATATGATTGGATTGAGGGTGCGATACGCTCCTGTGTTTTAGAGTTTAAAAGAGGTCAGATCCTTTTAACAGATCGTCTGGACCATATTCTTACACGTCCGTTGTTGGGTATCCCAATTCTTCTATGTATTCTTGCTGTCGTTTTTTTGCTCACCTATGGTTTGGGTTTGCCTCTTCAGCAGTTGCTTGAATCTTTTATGAATTCAATTGCTATGCATGTAGAACCTCTGCTTGGGCAATCATTCTGGCTTAGGGGGATTATAGTTGATGGCTTACTTGGAGGTGCAGGAACTGTACTTACATTTCTTCCTGTACTTCTTTTCTTTTTTACGGCTATGGCCTTTCTCGAAGACGTTGGATATATGGCAAGAGCTGCTTTTGTAATGGATAGATTTATGCATGTGATAGGACTTCATGGTAAGAGTTTTCTCCCTTTCTGTCTGGGTTTTGGTTGTAATGTTCCGGCTGTGATGGGTGCGAGAATATTGGAGTCAGGAAAAATAAGATTTCTTACTATTTTTCTTACACCCTTTGTCCCTTGCACAGCAAAGCTGGCTGTAGTCACGCTTATTTCGGCTGCAATATTCGGAAAGAATGCTTTGCTTATTTCATGGGCACTTGTAGCAGGAAATATTTTGATCCTTGGTTTTTCAGGCATGATAGCGAGTAAATTCCTTTTCAAAAAACAGTATATGCCCTTTATTATGGAGCTTCCTTTTTATCACAAACCTAATCTGAGAACAATATTAATGGTTGTATGGAAGAGAATAATAGCTTTTATAAAAAAGGCTGGAACAATAATTGTAATATTTTCGATTATTCTTTGGTTTTTTTCTCATATACCAAGTGGCGATATTGAGGGAAGTATTCTCGGTTTAATAGGAAAATTAATTGAGCCTGTTGGTCGCCCTGTAGGTCTTGATTGGAAGATGATCGTAGCTCTATTAGCGAGTGTTACAGCAAAGGAAAACTCGATAGCTGCCCTTGGGGTGCTTTATGGTGTTGGAGAAGAAGGGATTAGAGAAATCTTACCTGATGTAATGAGCAATGCATCTGCTCTCTCTTTTCTGGTAATACTAATGCTTTTTGTCCCCTGTGTTGCTACACTCGTAGTTATGAAACAGGAAATGGGCAGTTGGCGCTGGTTTTTATTTTCATTCACCTTCATGCTGATTGTATCCTATTTATCAGGTTTGGCTGTTTATCAATTTGCTCTCATGATCGGAATATGA